AACCTGTGGTTTCTGGGGGGACGATGGTGAAGTTGTTGGTGACTTGGAAGTTGATGTTTTGAGATGTTTGGTTGCCGGCGATATCTGTTGCTTGGATGACGGCGGTGTGGCTGCCGGTGGTTAGCGGCGAACTCGGAGGTGGGGAGTCAAACTTGCCACTGGTTTCTGGGGTGATGGTGTTGGGGCTACTGCCATCAACTGAGGATTGCAGATTGGACAGATTTGTCGTGATGTCGGTTGTGGTACCGATAAGTCGGACTGTACTGCTGTGGTTGCCTCCGGGAATTGGGGTCAGCAGGGTGGTTTGGGGTGCGGCGGTGTCGAGGGTGAAGTCGAGGCTGAAGGTGTCGGATGTGTTGCCGTTGTCGTCGGTGGCGATGAGGCGCAGGGTATGATTGCCATCTGTCAGAGGGTTGCGGCGGATGGTTTCGAGTTGGGTGCGGCCGAGAGTGAAACAGTTGCAGCTATTGATGAGGGAGGTGATGTCGGTGAATTCGCTGGCGGGGGTGTCGTCGAATCCGGCGCGGAAGCTGGTTATGCTGCTGTTGTCAAAGGCGATCGTACCGCCGATCGCCGGATCTGATCTGATACGATCGCCATTAGATATTCCTGTATCGTTGGTTAAGTTGGCTCCAATAACAGGCGGTGTCGCATCGTTGGGAAGTTGGCTGCTGGCGCGACTCGCTGGTATTGCTAATTTTTCGCCTGTTAAGATGTCGCTGCTTGCTGCTTCTGAGGGTAATGTATTTGTGGCTGGGCTTAAGAATTGCGATCTTAAAAGTTGTGCAAAACTATTGCTAACTTCCTTGTTTTCTGGGCTAAATATATTGACGATAGATGCTTGTAAAACGGGGGGGGGGTAATGCTGTTGAAAGTGTCGGCAGTGCTTGATTTTAATAAGGTATGAGATGTTAATCGATTAATTGCCGTGAATTCCGAATTGAGCTCGAATGGGTTTGTGGGAGGCAATAAAAGGTTAGGAAAATATTTCATGTTTTCTTATTTTTGTTATTATACAAAATGGCTATCAAAAATTGAACTGACTTATAATAATCAGCAGTATGTCATTGTTAGTCGATTGTTGTGTGAACCTGCAATATCTCTTAACAAACCCAGCAGTAAGTCGATCGCCCTTACAGAATGACAATCAACTTAAAAAACTTGTTATACAGGAGTTAACGGGACTTAAATATTTTGCGATCGCCCGATCGGAATCTAGTTTAAGATTGTTATCAGGCCTCTAAAAATTTTAATGAAACTTTTAATTAGCAACGACGACGGCATCTTTGCCCAAGGCATCCGCAGCCTCGCCAACGCTCTCGCCGCTGCTGGCCACGAGGTGAGCGTAGTTTGTCCCGACAGAGAGCGCTCCGCTACCGGACACGGCCTCACCCTGCACCAACCCATCCGTGCGGAAATTGTCGAATCTATTTTTGACCCCGCAGTCAAAGCTTGGGCTTGTTCGGGGACTCCCGCCGACTGCGTAAAATTAGCTTTGTGGGCTTTAGTTGACAAACCGCCGGATTTTGTACTTGCTGGTGTCAACCACGGGCCGAATTTGGGCACGGATATCATCTGTTCGGGGACGGTTTCGGCTGCAATGGAAGGTCTCATGGAAGGCATTCCCAGCATTGCTTTCAGCCTCGCTAGCTATACTTCGCAGGAATTTGGGCCGGCGGTGGATTTCGCTGTGAGCTTGCTGTCGCAGTTGGAAAAACAGCCAACGCCCAAGCCGATGTTGTTGAATGTCAACATACCAGCAGTCTCACAAGCTGAAATTACCGGAGTGGCGATCGCCCGTCAAGGCATTCGCCGCTATTTCGACATATTTCAAAAGCGCACCGATCCGCGCGGCAAAACTTATTATTGGCTAGCTGGGGAATTGTTAGAAGATGTAGAAGAAATGCCCGATCCGTCAGTGTCGCATGATATTCCTACAGATGTACAGGCTATTGCCGACAACAAGATAACCGTTACTCCGCTGCAATACAATCTCACCTGTACTCCAGACTTGCACTCGTTGGGGGATTGGCAATTTCAAGGTTTTCCCAAACAGTGAGATCCGATCGACCCGATTAGAGCGGTAAACTAAGAATTAAGGATAAAGTGCTTCTTCAAGCATATGCCCTAGGCGTTAACGCAGGCTCACTATTGGTTGTTGGTTTTTTACTCAAGAAAAGCAGTTGTCAGTAACTCAGCCCTTTAGGGACTGAGCTTGTAAGAGAAATCGAGCAAGCTGTACTGACCAGACCCCTCGATCGCGAGGAGCCGTTATTTAGGTCACGACACTCCTTGAATGCGACGCCAGTTTTTCGCTCTGTCATCTGCAATTAAACAGTTTTAAAGTCACTGAAACAGTGTTGCAGGTCTAACAAGCCTTTATAACCAGGTCGAGGCCAACATTACCCCGCAAGGGAGAAAGGAGACCACAAGATCTCCATTGGAGGGGCAACCATACCCCTCCAACCCCGCAAGGGGGTTCACGGGGACTAAAGTCCCCCGGGTCGTTTCCCTCTCGGGACTAAAGTCGCGGAGTTTCCCACTTACCGTATTTCTTTTTATGAACGCTCCCACCTATAACACTCATTCTGTCACTTGCCCGATTTGCAACCGTTCCAGCATCGTGGGCCCAGTCGGAATGGTCAGCGGACTATTCACCTGTCCCCACTGCCATTCTCATATGGTAATTAGCTGGAGCGGTCATTTTGTCCGCGATCCTTTTACTCTCAAACAACTGACGGTGGGAAAGATGCTCAGGCGCGAGAGCAGGCCCTTAGC
The sequence above is drawn from the Microcoleus sp. bin38.metabat.b11b12b14.051 genome and encodes:
- the surE gene encoding 5'/3'-nucleotidase SurE, giving the protein MKLLISNDDGIFAQGIRSLANALAAAGHEVSVVCPDRERSATGHGLTLHQPIRAEIVESIFDPAVKAWACSGTPADCVKLALWALVDKPPDFVLAGVNHGPNLGTDIICSGTVSAAMEGLMEGIPSIAFSLASYTSQEFGPAVDFAVSLLSQLEKQPTPKPMLLNVNIPAVSQAEITGVAIARQGIRRYFDIFQKRTDPRGKTYYWLAGELLEDVEEMPDPSVSHDIPTDVQAIADNKITVTPLQYNLTCTPDLHSLGDWQFQGFPKQ